One Betta splendens chromosome 5, fBetSpl5.4, whole genome shotgun sequence genomic window, GAGGTTAATGCACTGTGGGTCACGTTTCCAGCACCACTGGGCTCTTCTGTCTATGTGCTTTATACAAACGGACTGTGCCGCTGAGGCTCAGAGGAAAAGATGAATTCATCTAACAGCAAGAGCTGTTTGACAAGTCGGCTCATGTTTGTGCAACTGGATGGGTTTTTTCAATTAACATATTTGCCAGTTTGTTCAGATTATACTATGTAGTAGCAGTTAATAAAGCGGGACACTCTCTGCTAAAGTAGAACAGTGATGAAATGGGGGCAGAAACGTAAACAGGGTCTAAAAGTctagtttaaaataaatgaactcCTCAGTCTACTTTAAGAAATCGCCCAAAATAGGAGCAGTATTGAGCCCTGAGCTGTTGTGTGACAGGCCTGTCCTCCGCCGCACAGCTGTCAGGGCCTTGGCCCGGCTTCAGTTGCCTCCAGAGATGTGCCTTCTCCTTTCTGGATTGGTGTGGTTCAGCTGCTCTGGGGTCAGCGGgtttttagtgtctctgcaggctgcagcagagactcacTGAAGCTGGGTTAGAGAAATGGACAAAGCAGGTGTAGAAGGAGAGCAGGTAAAGGTTAATCCATAAAAAGGCAGGAAATGTTCAGATGTGGAGTTtcttctttgtgcttttctcaTAAGCATCTGAACCTTTAGCATTCACTAAAatactttattactttaaaaATATTGCACGTAcatgcaaaaaaacattaataatgtgTCTGACCCCAAGCCACGCAGACCTAATACTGCAAGTATCTCTTCCCAGGCCTGTGAGAAAGCCATTGAAAAGCAGTAAAGAATTAACACAATACTGTATAAAATCCTCAAAATATACAATTTATTCAAAATATGTTAATGCAACCATCAATATAGTCCATTAATTACAAAATCAGTAGTTTTCTTCTTTATAATCTTTTCCTTGAGGCTTTTGCACACACGCAGGCCTTGGTCTTTCCCTTCCTGGCTGACGCAGGTCACAGTTCAAATCCACAGTTCAGTTTGATGGACTTTCGCCACTAACTAAACACATCTGAAACGCTAGAATTTCCGCAGACTCACTATGATTATGTCACGTTCAGCCACCCGTCAACTCCTCTGACAGTTCCTCAAACTGACTTGAAAAACCAACCACTTCCTGCGAGACGGTGACACTGAAAACAGACCTTTGcagggaaaaaaataataataaaattgcACAGACAAATTCCACCACACTGGCCACGGAACAGCAGGGGGGAAACACGGAGGATGAGGCCTGGATGCACAGACAGCCGGACTGTCCAACGGTGTGGAATTGTCCTTTAGTTCGTCAATACAGTCAAAGGAAGGGAGGAAATACCAATACAAAACGTATTTACAAAGGTCTGTACAAGTATCTGACGCTGTACAGTGACGTGGTAGTGGCATTGTGGGTAATACTGTTTGAGGGGGTCGGCTATTAAACAAATCTCAATATGGCAAAGAATGCCTTCCCCCGAGCTTTTAAATGTGTGGTAACCGTGGAAGACTCTTTGGCACTCACTCAACGAGACAAGACTTTTTAAATTATCAGTGATTAAACAGCATTTTTTAATTCTCTTATTTGCTTTCTAGCGGAGAACTGAGTAAAACCTTAGCTTTAACCCGGTTAAGATTAGAAACAGGAAAACTGCCCTGGTCCACTTCATCGAAACACAGCGGCAACGTTAGTGAACTAGTGCCGGACTTGGTGGGTTTTGACCCCCGGCAGGTCAGCGAAGGCTCACTAGTACGACAAAGTTCTGACACGCAAAAGTAAAGACGCAGGCACCAGAGTCTGTGAGTATCTTCAGTGAACCGATATGGCCTTACAGTAATTCATCACATTTACAGTTCCTGTTAATGAGAGAAGCACAGTGAACGGGGGAAGGAAGAAAGACCCCCAAAGGAACCAGACAGTGGACCCTCCCCTCGCGTCACCCCGTCCTCAGAAGCTGCTCCGCTGGaccgtcctccagctcctctcgtCCTCACTCACACTCTCCGCACAACATCCACAAAATAAATACACTCATCTTGAGGGAAACGAACACTTTTTACACATTCCATAAATTAAACACTGAACAGTCACTTCCGAACGAGCACTGGGGGAATTAAAGCAGGGCCGGTGGCGTGATGTGGCGGGCGGTGTATACAGGACACATTGATGTACCCCCCCACGCTTGAACACTGGTTCACGGCATTCCTTCCCTTTACGCTCGCAAGCAGCATTTTAACCTGGAGACGCAGCATCTCTTGTTCTTGCTCCACATTTCGCAGGGTGACGGTTCTAATTGTTCTGTGACGGACTGAGAACCTGCAGTACCTTGAGATCTTCGACTCCCCCTCCCCAAACAGAcacttaaaattaaaaaaattttaaaaaaccACTACATTAAGATTTTTCAAGATGTACCAAGACAGCCATGGCTTCCTGCTCTCCTGGGCTTCTATGTGCGGGCTCGTCCTTGGCGCTGCTCCTTTCCTTTCCCCACCTCTGCTACATTTGCCTCCATCTGGGTTCATTTAGGAGTCGTTTGACCAGGAGGAACAAGGGAAGGTCCATCAGGTCCCCAtcctctcccttcttcttcttcttcttcttcttcttcttcctcttcctgccctCGTCCCTCCCTCACGGCGGCGCCGAGGCTACGacacgcagcagcaggtccGCGTCTtgggctgctcctcctccagcggctgCTTGAACTTGAGCAGCGGCGGGTCGCCGCTGGCCGGCGTGTAGTAGACGGCGCTGCCGTTGGAGGACACCAGCGGCATGCGGGGGTCCTCGGGGGGCGCCTTGGCGTCGGCGAACGGGTCGGCGGAGCCGTTGCCCAGGTGCCCGTTGAACAGGGGGTGGCCGAGCAGCTTGGCGGCGGCCCGCTGCTTCTTGAGCTCCGACAGCGTCTGGGCGCGCTCCCTGGGCCACGCCTCCTCCCGGGCGGCGCCGttgggcggcggcggctgcggggGCGCCGACGTCgccgtggagacgaggccgttGGGCTCGAGGCCGTCTTTGAGGACGGCGGGCAGCTTGGGCTTGTCGGCCGGCTCCACCTCTGCATCAGGCTGGACCTGCGGAGAGGCAAGAAGGACCGCTTTAACCCGAACGTCAGGCTTCTCATCCACGCGTCCACATACGGCGCCGGTTGGATGTAAAGTCTTTGATCTTTGATCTTCCCGTGCTGTCGAACTCAAATTAAACGAGATGTAAAGCACGACAGCAGCAGGTACATGAAAAGGCGTCTCAGAACCTGCAATTCTCAGTATTTTCCATCAACCTGCCTTGACATGAAGCACTTTCAGATTGCGGTTTACTGAAAATGCTGTGGCCCTCACCTCGCTGTAGACACAGTATCAAACAGTGGCTGCATAGTTAGAGCATGAcagcgagaaaaaaaaaagaaagaaagaagctgCAGCGCTTTATCGAGGGTGTTACAttcttctgtgctgcagcaCTTTTTCCACTGTGGGTTTGTGGCGGCCAAAGCCTCTCACACCTGCACCACATGACATTTAGGCTAGTGAGAAGGATAATTACATTATTACCGCTGCTATTAAATTAAGGTGTTAAAGTGATCTCGTCCTAGCAAAGCCCATCAAGGCGCCGCTTTATGTAAATAAAGTACCTTGcgaagtgccttgagataagcttattgtgatttggcgctatataaataaacttgaATTGAAATGTAATctgcatttattttataatcATTATCACTTTCATTAGAACTTACTTCAATCAGTTTGTTGTTCTCCTGATCAGactccttctccttctcgtcctcctcctccctctcccccctccagACGATGGCCTCGGTCTCGTACTCTTTGCGGCACAGGTTGTGTCGGTCCGACAGGCTGGCCCGCCGCACCAccttcctgcacacacacacacacacacacacacacaccggcccAAACCGGCTCCAGACCGTGCTGAACGCAGCTGCACCCCAGACGCCAGCAGGTGGCGGCACTCACCCGCGGCTGCCGGCGCTGGACGTCCGTCGGCACAGCGACGTCTTGTGCTTGAGCTGCGACTTCATGATGATGTCGTGCTTGTGCTTCAGATCCAGCAGGCTGGCGCGGAACTCCTCGTCCTCGCACAGGTCttgaggggaggagaggacagggTGAGGCGTGCGTGGCTGAGCTCGGGCAGCGCGCGCGTGCGGTGCCACTGGGTGCGATGGCGCCGAGGTGTGAACATACCAATGGGAGTCTCCTCTAGGAAGGTCTTGGCGTTGAGGCTGGCTCCGTGCGacaccagcagctctgccacgTGCATCTGAAACAGCAACAGCCGCTAATTGGTCcagaggtctgtgtgtgtgtgtgtgtgtgtgtgtgtgtgtgtgtgtgtgtgtgtgtgtgtgttgtttacctCACCTGACCCCAGCACGCCGCAGCATGGAGAGGCTGCCACCCGTCCGAGTCCCTCAGGTCCATGCGAGCGCCCCCCTCCAGCAGCCGCTCCGCGGCCTGCGCATAGCCGTTGGCCGCCGCGATGTGCAGCTACAGGGGGCGAGAGGGGGAACAACGGTCGGTGAGGGCCTCCGCTGCAAACGTGCACCGTGCACAGGGCTCCAGCAAGGAGCTTCACGGTTGAACAGCCCAAACAATGACACGCTCAGGGCTGCTGACCGTGTAAGACTTCACATTAACGCCTGCAGAGGCCACATCAGGGGCAGACTCGCTTCCTGTGTCATTGGGCACTTTATTAAGTTACGTTCTGACAAATTAGGCTGCACAAATGTGTGAAACGCTCTCTGCTGTCATTTTAAGAGTGACAGCGCTTCAAAGCGAGCTGCGGCAGCCTGATGCCTCCGGGCAGCCCAGTCTGTAACGCAGACACAGATCCAGCAGTGGAGGTTCAGATTTGAGTTGATGAAGCCAGATGATTTATCATACAGGGCTGGCTGCTCTGTCAGTAACTGAGACCCAGTGAGGATGAACAGCATCTTGGCCTGAAACAACAAGCAGAGGTCTGCTTGTGAAGAGGACGTCTCTgtacaacaacagcacaaaacATATTATATTATCGACGCTCACGCGGGGATAGAGCTCGAGCTGCACATCGTTAAGTCGGTGCAACTGTATCAAACAGTGAGGAGCAAAGGCTCGCGCCTGTGATGTCTGCTCGAGGTTAGCAGCTCATTAACCTTCATTCTCACAAACAGTCGGTGGCTAAGTTGCATTGTAGTTAATGAAAGCTCAGAGATGCACAGCCGCTCGAGCTGCTCTTTGAGATGGGTTCACCAAATGAACGCAGTCTGATGGAGCCAGGGAGGCTCTGATGTCAGTGCCCTGGGCCTCGGCTGGAAGCCGGAGCCCTTcttcacaaaagcaaacatggCAACCTCAGGACTGCAGCGGAGGAAGACGTTATTCACCTCAGCTACCAAAGTTATTGCGCACTATACTTCATTGTTTTGCAACCTCCCCTTTGTTTGCAGTTTCCCCAGATCAttgcagcttctccacatcccaGCATCCTCTCCAGCAGCGTGCGCCGCCTCATGCCCAGAGCATGCTGGGGGCGAGGCTCTTTCTTGTTTCCGTCTCCTCTCAGAGTAGACACACGCAGGGAAGGTGAGCATTTGGTTCTGTGTACAGTCGGTTGGAACTGCAGGACAGAAGACAAATCCACCCTGTACCGTGCATTTCatcctaattattattatttcatacgtcagttttttgtgtgtatgtttatggtATTAATACAAAATGGCTCAACTGTCACAAAGGGGGAAATTAATTATTGTTCCCGCACGTTACAACGACGGACACAATGCGTttcagctgaaaacaaaagatTAAACTTATGTAACGTCCTACCAGTTCGAGGTCTTCTCGTCTTTGTCAGAGATTTTAATAAGGCATGCCCCAGTTTGCTTCATCGTGCTCGAGTGAAGATTAACAGGATGCGTAAAGCAGGGGAACAAGCAGCTCAATCGGACAAACGGCGGTAAGATTTTAAAGCTTAACGGGGGGATTCTGGGCAACTATCGTCCAACAGACCACCTCCATGCAGccgagtgtgtctgtgtgcagctgtgcaccTCTGTGCGTGGTTCCAGCTTTTATGCATCAGTGTTTATATGTATTAGTGGCCGCTGTCTTGCAGTATGTACACGCGTCCCTGAGACACAAATTGGGGCATTTAAATCAGCCTCGCTTGATGTAAACCTACAGCAACTGTCTGTTTCATGGGTTTATTGAATACAACTacagcttttgtgtctttttctcaTAACATACATTTTTATGTATATGGAGTAATGTCAATTGACTATTATACCTAGGTATAAAACTATTCTCTTATTCTCTTGAAACTGTATTTCCAATCAGAGCCTACTCTTTTTTCACATGATCACAGATGAAGGATAAACCATCATTATATTAATTTACAGCTTTAgttttagttagtttagtttttttaatgcGTTTCATTTAAATTGTTTAGTTGATTCGTCTTGATGGAGGTTAGAACGAGTCTCTTTGTCTGCTTTGAAGGTTTCATGAAGTTTGTCTCTCATTAAATGCATGTAACGTGTTTCTTGCCAACTGttacagagcaggaggagtcgTTTTTAGCTCGTCTCTCCCGGGAGACGTTCGCAGCGTCGAGGCGACTGGAGCTGTCGCGTTGCGAACGGCAAACGAGAGCTGGAGCGAGACTCCGTCCGACAACAGCTTCGGCCGGTGGCCGGTGTACGTGCACGCGCTCGCACAACTGGGACACGCACCAGCGTGGCTCCCTGGGAGTCCTGCTGGTTGACCTCCTCCCCCTGCCTCATCAGCACCTCCACGTCTCCCAGCATCCGCCTCTCCGTCGACGCGCGGATCTCGTTGATCATCTCCTGGGTGatgcctgtcaatcaaacacagcagaggtgaTGCTTTATTTACCTGCGTGCCGACAGCGCCACCGCTGTGTGTTACTCACGTGAAACACACGGAGACACAACGCGACGCCTGCAGATAAAACAAACTTTAACGCGTGAGGGAGAAGATTCTTCTTCTGCATTGACGGCAACATGATTTTTAAATTACACTGAAGGTTTCTATCAGCAACCGTTTATGGTTTCCCCAACACAAACCTGTCAGCAGTTACAGGAAACAGGAGGTTTCAAGGAAATTAGAAACATGTTTCTATAGAACAACAGGAAATGGACAAGAACCAAATTTAAACAGGTCTGTtctgaattaaaataaataaataaataataatcagcAGTTATTTTCTGAGCAGCAggtattttacatatttaaatatagGAGTTATTTTCTCTGCTTTGTTGCGTTTGGCCCAGTTGACgctcagctgcttctgtctgtcacaGCCACTTTAAATTCCTCCTGTAATCCTTGGCCCCGGTGCCAGGTGGGAATGCTGTGACTGCCAGGTGTCAGCGAAGACCTTGTCCTCTCAGCTCGGCTCCTTTAAAAGGAAGGTCGGACGGACAATAATGAAGATTGCCCGTCAGTCACTTTGCAGTGTGTGACAGAACGTGTGAGCTTAGGTTGTGTATGTGGCGTGTGGTTTATCGAGAGAAGAAAAGCTTCAACTCTACAGATGCAAACTGAAATATCTTTGAATGTGGAACATTTACACCAATTAGTCATTAAAAGATACATTCAGACATCACCTGATTGCGTTATTGTCGGAATATTAGTTCTGCCAACTTTCTAAAATTAACTGAATTTGGCCAAGTTGAGCGGAATCAAATCTATTCAACCATCAGAGCCTCCAGTCTCCAACGTGACATTTGGAAATCAAACTTCTGTTTCGAGGCTCTACCGGCATCCAGCCGTGGCTGGTAATTGTGATGGAGGCGCTGGAAAGGGTGCAATGAAGTAAACCGGTGTTTGTCTCTGAGTCTCAGCCGGGCACTTTCACAAGGTGCTTCAATCAGGACAGATGACGGCCTGTTTGTCCGCTGCAGCCAACGCTCCCCTCTAACAGCCATCAGGAGTTTCCTCTTAGCCCCACGTCTGGTAACCTGACAGGCCTCATCCAGCTACAGGGACGGCTGCAGGAACCCCCCAAGACATTAAACACAGGATCAAATGCAGCAAACACGCTCCGCTGTCATGTTAGAGGTGATACAAGAAAAATCATTACTAATGTCTTTGCCCAGATTCCACTGACATCATTTTCAAGATTGTAGCTCCAGGGGGAAAGAAAACGGCAAATATGCAGTAAACCTGATCAAAACAGTCATTTTCATCAGTGACTGTTGAATTATATAATAGAAATTTAATCTGTGAAGTGTCAACAAACAATAGCAATAATAATGTTTTGTAGTCATCTGTTCATACATAAAATTTTAGGATATTATTGCTTCGCAAAATACGTAATTTCTATGAGCTACatccaaaacaaacatttgcataGAGAGCGCCTGCAAAACGGTTCCACTAATGTGATCAAGTCTGATTTTAAGTGGCGTCCCTCAATCGACCTCCATCACGGTTGGAATTTCACTGAAGACGGGAGCAGTAGTGGGTCTCGTCTGCTTTCCCCACCCTGTTCTGCCAGTTCCCCTTATCACTGCAGCGCATCACAGATGAGCTCCACTCTAAACAGGGAGGATCAAGGAAGAGTCAGATCCGTTGTTGCTGCATATGaaatactgtgtctgtgtgagtgagtgagtgagtgagtgagtgagtgagtgagtgagtgagtgagtgagtgagtgagtgtgaggcaGACAGAGTAAGTGTGTGCTCATCCCTCCAGAGAGAGTCTTATCCCACAGTACAGTGCGGGGAACATTACGGGAGCAATTAGCGGCGTCGCGCTCCCTTTGATCGGCTTAATAATCATTCTTCTCACCCACTGTACCGCTATCTGCATTCTGCGGCTCTGGAGACCCCATCGTGAGCCCAGGAGCTTGTTTTCGgctgttttccttctcctgAGCCCCCgccctctccgccagcagctGGTCGTCCAATTCTGCCTCTCATCCAGGATGCAACGCACAGGCCGATGCTTAATGTGCACTATTAAAACTCTATCAATAACCTCGCGCTTCTTTACTATGCAGCACTTATCAGAACAGGAATTTTCTGACCTTTAATTATCCAGAGCGATTCGACTGAACGCTGGCGATGCACTCCAGCGCCGCCTCCACGCAGCCTCGTTCTGTTTACCGCCGAGCTGCTCCTCAGAAGCGGTGGGGATCTGCTGCTGAAGGGCACCTTAACCATGGAAAATCTCTGTATTTTTCAACCACCTTGTTGACGGATGCCTGTGCACACATGCAGCGAACGGAGCTACGTGCTCTCTGTACAGTTCTGTACACTTGCAAACTTCAGGTGGGTTTTTCTGCCTCATGCCTAGAGTCTCCTGACTTCCTGCTACGGGTCTGAAGACGGCCCAGGTAAGGTGAATTTAAATCAGCACACAGCTGGGAGTGTAGTCTCCATCCAGCAGTTTAGACACAGCACCCTTTATGCCGTTTCACTGTGACACAGGGGAGCCCCCCGCCCCCACGCTGGACCATTTCACGCCTCACAGCAGAAGCATCTGGGAGTTTCCACCCGGTATCTGTCTGGAACCCATCTTTTAGCAGCGCCGGAGCATTTGTACTACAGTATTTGCATAGAGCCCAAAGCCCCGCGGCCTCATATTTTGCTGCTTTGATTCCATGTGTTCGCATAAACGCTTGCCTGTAGTTGTAATCGTTTCCTGTAAAACAGAACAGCGGCTTTTGCAAGGAAGGTGGAGTGTAAATAATGCTGCCTGTCACC contains:
- the ppp1r16b gene encoding protein phosphatase 1 regulatory inhibitor subunit 16B; this translates as MANHLELIQELQQLDKVPSLERLRAAQKRRTQQLKRWAVYEKEMQNKKRKADKKGRGAGGPQPAEPKRHVSFAASVALLEASARNDPDEVRYLLKNNVSPDLCNEDGLTALHQCCIDNYEEMVRILLERGASVNAQDNELWTPLHAAATCGHAGLVKILVAHGADLLAVNSDGNMPYDLCEDDPTLDIIEMAMANRGITQEMINEIRASTERRMLGDVEVLMRQGEEVNQQDSQGATLLHIAAANGYAQAAERLLEGGARMDLRDSDGWQPLHAAACWGQMHVAELLVSHGASLNAKTFLEETPIDLCEDEEFRASLLDLKHKHDIIMKSQLKHKTSLCRRTSSAGSRGKVVRRASLSDRHNLCRKEYETEAIVWRGEREEEDEKEKESDQENNKLIEVQPDAEVEPADKPKLPAVLKDGLEPNGLVSTATSAPPQPPPPNGAAREEAWPRERAQTLSELKKQRAAAKLLGHPLFNGHLGNGSADPFADAKAPPEDPRMPLVSSNGSAVYYTPASGDPPLLKFKQPLEEEQPKTRTCCCVS